Proteins co-encoded in one Christiangramia fulva genomic window:
- a CDS encoding DUF5123 domain-containing protein, with product MKVKYILKSLLIAILLAATVTGCDYDKELIEELPVSREFAPVNLQSHVRNQVNVELNWTVDDNANSYIVEFAKDSLQFNNIVKTIEVNPDELPVLVPLESETLYSVRVKTISDRGIDDSSWATTTVRTLTEQLFLDGEPGDIKAKEATFRWVPNSEVTAISLNPGDITYTLSAEEKASGVATVTGLTPETDYTAVLLNGTQRRGVKEFTTGIDIGDGKLVTVEDDLMQMIADASPGDILVLEAGDYTDQSGTITLDKSITIRGLRSYNKPLLKVNFELVAGAEDVALIDLELQGAGEGSSELQDVVRYTGPGNYNSLLISGSRIHDYSRSFIAGNETDAILQTLTVENSIVYDIFTSGGDFIDFRNSDVLNINLINDTFYNCAPSRDFIRLDASGTSNDTGLTANILIDSTTIYACADNDSRRLLYVRFVSNDVIVKNTIIAQTASEGYADRSGIDESPTFLNNNYFNAPGFYDTSQYIFDNNNYTTLDPGFVDPASGDFTITNQTLIDNQVGDPRWR from the coding sequence ATGAAAGTAAAATATATCCTTAAAAGTTTACTTATAGCTATTCTGCTTGCAGCTACCGTAACGGGTTGTGATTATGATAAGGAACTTATAGAAGAACTACCAGTAAGCAGAGAATTTGCGCCGGTAAACCTCCAATCTCACGTGAGAAATCAGGTGAATGTTGAATTGAACTGGACGGTTGATGATAATGCCAATAGTTATATAGTGGAATTCGCAAAAGATTCCCTGCAATTCAACAATATTGTAAAAACAATTGAAGTAAATCCGGATGAATTGCCGGTTCTGGTACCATTAGAAAGTGAAACTTTATACTCGGTGAGAGTGAAGACTATAAGCGATCGTGGTATTGATGATTCTTCCTGGGCAACTACGACCGTTAGGACTTTGACCGAGCAACTTTTCCTGGATGGCGAACCTGGAGATATCAAGGCCAAAGAGGCGACATTTAGATGGGTGCCTAATAGTGAAGTTACTGCAATAAGTTTAAACCCGGGTGATATAACCTATACATTATCAGCAGAGGAGAAGGCAAGTGGTGTGGCCACAGTCACAGGCCTGACACCAGAAACCGATTATACAGCAGTTTTGCTTAACGGCACTCAAAGACGGGGAGTAAAAGAATTTACCACTGGAATAGATATTGGTGATGGTAAACTGGTTACTGTAGAAGATGATCTTATGCAGATGATAGCAGACGCGAGTCCTGGTGATATTCTTGTACTTGAGGCCGGTGATTATACCGATCAATCTGGAACAATTACCCTCGATAAATCGATTACCATAAGAGGTTTAAGAAGTTATAATAAACCATTGCTTAAAGTGAACTTTGAACTTGTTGCTGGCGCTGAGGATGTTGCATTAATAGATCTTGAGCTTCAGGGAGCCGGGGAAGGTTCGTCAGAACTTCAGGATGTGGTAAGATATACTGGTCCGGGAAATTATAATTCCCTTTTAATAAGCGGTAGCAGAATTCATGATTACTCACGTTCCTTTATTGCTGGTAATGAGACTGATGCGATCCTGCAAACCCTTACTGTTGAGAATAGTATTGTGTATGATATCTTTACTTCAGGCGGTGATTTCATAGATTTCAGAAATTCTGATGTGCTGAATATTAATCTCATAAATGATACCTTCTACAACTGTGCTCCTAGTCGTGACTTTATTAGGTTGGATGCCAGTGGTACTTCTAATGATACTGGTTTAACAGCGAATATTCTTATTGATAGCACAACTATTTATGCATGTGCTGATAACGATAGTAGAAGATTATTGTATGTAAGATTTGTCTCCAACGATGTAATAGTTAAAAATACTATCATCGCTCAAACTGCTTCAGAAGGTTATGCTGACAGATCTGGTATTGATGAATCTCCCACATTTTTGAATAACAATTATTTCAATGCACCAGGATTCTACGATACCTCTCAATACATCTTTGATAACAATAATTATACAACATTAGATCCGGGATTTGTTGACCCTGCCTCTGGAGATTTTACGATCACCAATCAAACTTTAATAGATAATCAGGTGGGCGATCCACGTTGGAGATAG
- a CDS encoding pectinesterase family protein, with the protein MKKQLQLLALFLLLGLFKGYSQNLPDVWDFGATQLDASQYNNMLTVDVINSWYDASITPGSSGNVLPDFTTGILSWTGGGNDRLRTTNTDLTRYDENINDYPDFKGRIYVNSSGATGRYLNLDLNEDDVVTVVARSQNGNGNIHFDYVADSNLQNDAFAVGTEPTELTFVAKEAGNYHIYDDTDKPSYFRVVRKSATYASITGNLDVTAAPGIPDGYSIIFTNAAGKTWSSTVAGGTYNVDLPVGYQYDLSLEGADGYSISSATTLEVTESTSSFDVSIKDNNTSAAAEAGKTYTYSFADGSEIPQTSYTSLRYDTFQTNDGIFTINSNTNDESLKFGYHDSTHGLVMFPGNSVDMMVAGNATISFIVCTYGSATDAVFEFTDKDGNVLGSIPGQNIGGADAYASSFTYSGPAGKITATLKSDNFPTAEVYIHGLVIENAAAIEPSNGLADVWDFGAEQLDESQYNNRLTVDIINSWYDESITPGSSGNVLPDFTAGVLSWIGGGNDRLRTTNTNLTRYDENVSSDVFTGRVYVNSRGATGRYMSITLSEDDEVSLWVLGQDGVGKLHFEYVADPSIQNDVADVGGEVTQVNFVAKEGGTYHIYDAADKPSYFRIIRKSATYVDLSGNVDLTEAAGIPDNYSINFTNEAGKTWNVTPSGGTYQVSLPVGYQYSLSLEDANGYIISNGTTLEVTEATTSYDINIQKVEIYTVSGSIIGLGDHIQDLSLSFIPDPDANSIYVPQPVLDKDASTYTVQLEPGIDYTIQAEGVNDYYIPDNILQISGDTNHNITFDPKPLQEVTIVANGLTDAQKADLVLTFTNLNESGYSYTFSDISAVALRDGVYKVSASGLDKYPLQLAPTSNLTIQGEAVTKTLDFENVTNWTFDDVVITNDTEFYKGLTFTGSIKNEKAKGHLVGGSGGTIEVPLQPGQKMIVTYYYAADFNIDGGDAITTNSGSTSQLEHVTYVYPGTEAGSAVISINATTYITNIEVIDVVPFSAIITVGVDKDYQTINGALDAISRMDRPNDERVTVLIDPGNYEEMLVINENNITLKNAASIPSIELTNQGVDIADNAVRITSYYGYGYNYYSQGTDNKWNAEALAVNKANGSQPYDNVSGTTNGSYWDATLVVSADGFIAEDLIIENSFNQYISKKESEDIVVMVSGNRGERPTGYGNTSVQNRSFVERAAAIGIAGGSDKVILYKCRIVGRQDSFYGGSDARVVIYKGAMMGAVDYIFGGMTAVFYKSDLVLNTSDVSSDAAYITAAQQDGGRGFLMYETNIISTVPGVNTASSQGAKPGYFGRPWQANTSEVVFFKTYIDTSSYPGYEGESLINPEGWKSSLGGESEKMYEYGTIEASGVDHSADRVSWSTVLDSPVLKDGTDITTFNFTKGNDGWDPLPALVANDDTDNDGILDIDDNCVSTPNSDQADMDGDGIGDVCDDSDGDGLVDSEDHCPNSPEGAVVDVFGCEVFNLAADNYNITVHDVRCNGNNDGYISISAEDTSYTYNVSVTGADTGSASLSSSNGFSANIENLKAGTYAICITIDSRDNYEQCFSVTIEGPAPLAAYSSVNYSNNTVTFSLSGSKAYSIDHNGETISTTQSSIVLDLKPGKNKFAIYTNSDCQGKVFKEVLMSDDVVLFPNPTMGELKVYINGDDTNIDVSLIDLSGREYYSGNMDIPSDRVLNLDLTNYSNGVYFLLLKSEKVSKSLKVIKL; encoded by the coding sequence ATGAAGAAACAACTACAACTATTAGCTCTTTTCCTTTTGCTGGGATTATTTAAGGGCTATTCACAAAATTTACCCGATGTCTGGGATTTTGGTGCTACCCAGCTGGATGCTTCCCAGTACAACAACATGTTAACCGTGGATGTAATTAATTCATGGTATGATGCTTCTATCACTCCGGGAAGTTCAGGAAACGTTTTACCTGATTTTACCACTGGTATATTGAGCTGGACAGGAGGAGGAAATGACCGATTACGTACCACCAATACCGATCTAACCCGGTACGATGAAAATATTAACGATTACCCCGATTTCAAAGGAAGGATCTATGTGAATTCCTCGGGAGCCACCGGAAGATACCTTAATCTTGATTTGAATGAGGATGACGTGGTAACAGTTGTGGCGCGTAGTCAAAACGGTAATGGAAATATTCATTTTGATTATGTGGCCGACTCAAATCTGCAAAATGATGCATTTGCTGTGGGAACAGAGCCCACCGAATTGACTTTTGTTGCTAAAGAGGCAGGTAATTATCACATTTATGATGATACCGATAAACCCAGCTACTTCAGAGTGGTTCGGAAAAGTGCCACATATGCTTCTATTACAGGAAATTTAGATGTAACTGCTGCCCCTGGGATTCCTGACGGCTATAGTATTATTTTTACAAATGCCGCAGGTAAAACCTGGAGTTCGACAGTTGCCGGCGGAACTTATAATGTTGATTTACCTGTGGGTTATCAGTATGACCTTTCCCTTGAAGGAGCTGATGGTTATAGTATATCCAGTGCTACTACTTTAGAGGTAACTGAAAGTACTTCATCGTTTGATGTTAGTATCAAAGACAATAACACTAGTGCCGCTGCCGAGGCAGGAAAAACTTACACCTACAGTTTTGCTGATGGTTCTGAAATTCCCCAAACCTCTTATACCTCGCTTCGGTATGATACTTTCCAGACTAACGATGGAATTTTTACTATTAATAGTAATACCAATGATGAGTCTCTGAAATTTGGATATCACGATTCAACCCACGGGTTAGTGATGTTTCCCGGAAATTCTGTAGATATGATGGTGGCGGGGAATGCAACCATCAGTTTTATAGTTTGTACTTATGGATCGGCAACCGATGCTGTATTCGAATTTACCGATAAAGACGGCAATGTTTTAGGTTCTATTCCTGGCCAAAATATTGGTGGAGCTGATGCTTACGCATCAAGCTTTACTTACTCAGGTCCTGCGGGAAAAATAACAGCAACTCTGAAAAGCGACAATTTTCCTACCGCCGAGGTGTACATTCATGGCCTTGTGATTGAGAACGCTGCCGCTATTGAACCTTCCAATGGGCTTGCAGATGTTTGGGATTTTGGCGCCGAACAGCTCGATGAATCTCAATATAATAACAGGCTAACAGTAGATATTATCAATTCCTGGTACGACGAATCAATTACCCCGGGAAGTTCAGGAAATGTTCTACCCGATTTTACTGCCGGTGTATTAAGCTGGATAGGTGGTGGAAATGATCGGTTGCGAACTACAAATACCAATCTTACTAGATATGACGAGAATGTTTCATCTGATGTATTTACAGGAAGAGTCTATGTCAATTCAAGAGGAGCTACCGGAAGATATATGAGCATTACGCTCAGTGAAGATGATGAGGTGAGCCTTTGGGTGCTCGGTCAGGACGGCGTGGGGAAACTTCATTTCGAATATGTGGCAGATCCTTCAATACAAAATGATGTTGCTGATGTTGGAGGAGAGGTTACCCAGGTAAATTTCGTAGCAAAAGAAGGTGGTACTTATCACATCTATGATGCTGCCGATAAACCTAGCTACTTTAGGATAATAAGAAAATCTGCCACTTACGTGGATTTAAGCGGAAATGTAGATTTGACTGAAGCTGCCGGTATTCCGGACAATTATAGCATCAACTTTACCAATGAAGCCGGAAAGACATGGAATGTGACTCCTTCTGGAGGAACTTATCAGGTAAGCCTTCCTGTAGGATATCAATATAGCCTTTCACTGGAAGACGCGAATGGCTATATCATCTCCAATGGAACGACTTTAGAGGTAACCGAGGCCACTACTTCCTATGATATAAATATTCAAAAAGTAGAGATCTATACGGTTTCAGGATCAATTATTGGTCTTGGGGATCATATTCAGGATCTAAGTCTGAGTTTTATTCCAGATCCTGATGCAAATAGCATATATGTGCCGCAGCCAGTACTGGATAAAGATGCCAGCACGTATACGGTTCAGCTGGAACCCGGTATTGATTATACGATTCAGGCCGAAGGTGTTAATGATTACTACATTCCGGATAACATTTTACAAATTTCGGGTGATACCAATCACAATATAACTTTTGATCCCAAACCATTACAGGAAGTGACCATTGTTGCAAATGGACTTACTGATGCTCAAAAAGCTGATTTGGTGTTAACTTTTACCAATTTGAACGAATCTGGGTACTCTTATACTTTTTCAGATATTAGTGCAGTAGCTTTAAGAGACGGTGTTTATAAAGTTAGCGCTAGTGGTCTGGATAAATATCCGTTACAGTTGGCTCCCACTTCCAATTTGACCATTCAGGGGGAAGCGGTTACAAAGACGCTGGATTTCGAAAACGTGACAAACTGGACGTTTGATGACGTTGTCATAACAAATGATACAGAATTTTATAAGGGGCTTACCTTTACAGGAAGCATTAAGAACGAAAAGGCAAAAGGTCACCTCGTTGGCGGTAGCGGTGGAACTATTGAAGTACCATTGCAACCTGGCCAGAAAATGATAGTGACCTATTATTATGCAGCCGATTTCAACATTGATGGAGGCGATGCGATCACCACTAATAGCGGCAGTACTTCACAATTAGAGCATGTTACCTATGTGTATCCCGGGACTGAAGCAGGTTCAGCAGTGATAAGTATAAACGCCACTACTTATATTACCAATATAGAGGTGATTGATGTAGTACCATTTTCTGCAATAATAACTGTAGGGGTGGATAAAGATTACCAAACCATAAATGGAGCACTTGATGCGATTTCAAGAATGGACAGGCCAAACGATGAACGTGTAACTGTTCTTATAGATCCGGGCAATTATGAAGAAATGCTGGTGATCAATGAGAATAATATCACTTTGAAAAATGCAGCTTCTATACCAAGTATCGAACTTACCAATCAGGGAGTTGATATTGCCGATAATGCCGTACGTATTACCTCATATTATGGATATGGCTACAATTACTATAGCCAGGGAACCGATAATAAATGGAATGCAGAAGCGCTGGCCGTTAATAAAGCAAATGGATCTCAGCCGTATGATAATGTATCAGGAACAACCAATGGTTCTTATTGGGATGCGACTCTAGTGGTTTCTGCCGATGGATTTATCGCTGAAGACCTTATTATTGAGAACTCCTTTAATCAGTATATCTCTAAAAAAGAATCGGAAGACATCGTTGTTATGGTAAGTGGTAACCGTGGCGAGCGTCCTACCGGTTACGGTAATACCAGCGTACAGAACCGAAGCTTTGTAGAACGAGCTGCTGCCATTGGCATAGCCGGGGGGTCAGATAAAGTTATTCTGTACAAATGCCGGATTGTTGGTAGACAGGATTCTTTTTACGGAGGATCTGATGCCAGGGTGGTAATTTATAAAGGAGCCATGATGGGCGCGGTAGATTATATTTTTGGTGGAATGACCGCGGTTTTTTATAAATCAGATCTTGTGTTGAACACCAGCGATGTAAGTAGTGACGCCGCTTATATTACCGCTGCGCAACAGGATGGCGGTAGAGGTTTTCTTATGTATGAAACGAATATAATTTCAACAGTACCAGGTGTTAATACAGCTTCCTCCCAGGGAGCAAAACCCGGATACTTTGGCAGGCCATGGCAGGCCAATACCAGCGAAGTTGTATTCTTTAAAACTTATATAGATACTTCTTCCTATCCAGGTTATGAAGGAGAGTCTTTAATAAACCCCGAAGGTTGGAAAAGCAGCCTTGGAGGTGAATCTGAAAAAATGTATGAATACGGAACAATTGAAGCTTCTGGGGTAGACCATTCCGCAGATCGCGTTTCATGGTCAACCGTGCTTGACAGCCCGGTTCTTAAAGATGGTACCGATATCACAACCTTTAATTTTACCAAGGGAAATGATGGATGGGATCCTCTTCCAGCCCTCGTTGCCAATGATGATACCGACAATGACGGTATCCTGGATATTGATGATAATTGCGTGTCCACTCCAAATTCAGATCAGGCCGATATGGACGGTGATGGAATTGGAGATGTTTGTGACGACAGTGACGGCGACGGCCTGGTAGATAGCGAGGACCATTGTCCTAATTCCCCGGAAGGAGCAGTCGTTGATGTATTTGGTTGTGAGGTTTTTAATCTGGCTGCCGATAATTACAACATAACTGTACACGATGTTCGCTGTAATGGAAATAATGATGGCTATATCAGTATTAGTGCAGAAGATACCAGTTATACTTATAATGTTTCGGTTACAGGAGCAGATACCGGCTCTGCAAGCTTATCCTCTTCCAACGGATTTTCAGCTAATATCGAAAATCTGAAGGCAGGAACTTATGCTATATGCATAACCATAGATTCCCGTGATAATTATGAACAATGTTTCAGTGTAACCATTGAAGGTCCTGCTCCGTTGGCAGCTTATTCATCGGTAAATTATTCAAATAATACTGTGACCTTTTCATTGTCAGGTTCCAAGGCATATTCTATTGATCATAATGGTGAAACAATTTCTACCACTCAATCGAGCATAGTGCTGGATCTTAAACCCGGGAAAAATAAATTCGCGATTTATACCAATTCAGATTGTCAGGGCAAAGTTTTCAAAGAAGTATTGATGTCTGACGATGTGGTACTATTTCCAAATCCTACAATGGGGGAACTTAAGGTTTACATCAACGGAGACGATACCAATATAGATGTGTCGCTTATCGATCTAAGCGGAAGAGAATATTATTCAGGAAATATGGATATACCTTCAGACAGGGTTCTGAATCTTGATCTTACCAATTATAGCAATGGGGTATATTTTCTTCTGTTGAAGTCAGAAAAGGTAAGTAAATCATTAAAAGTTATTAAATTATGA
- a CDS encoding right-handed parallel beta-helix repeat-containing protein yields MKKSINIPFIKLLLIFFMGTIAVSCSKEDDSEIINFNTPGAAQLVLPQDNTECEVGEVVANMAEVAFEWNEASDAERYDLVITNLATQEVTKRPNLTTTSLMVRLERGNPYSWVIVSKNRGEETTTSNPYRFYVAGEAGSNNVPFPATLLAPASGATVTPVDGKVTLEWESDLTDIDGDPLTFTLFADAVDGNQEPLEEWKGLTETSMEIQVDPNSVYYWHVETSDGKNTAISNTFSFRTGVNSSSINGKVVSTSQEILDAIAAAMPGENIYIHGGDYTFNSPIQINTSGSAGNMISLLAYPGDDSRPKFDFSSMSESSSNRGIELKANYWHIKGIDVYKAGDNGMQVTGNSNIVEFCTFSECADTGLQLNSGASNNTILNCDSYFNADSSLENADGFAAKLDVGSGNKFVGCRAWQNLDDGWDGYLRNGDNVTTSYENCWSIKNGYLKDGTPSGGDGNGFKTGGSDNKDLKHNALYVRCIAAGNFADGFDHNSNRGDVTLYNCSAYDNGKNYGFGSTNPLGKLTIKNSNVLGDVGSINATTLDVSNNSWMDGIVTTYEDFESIDYSELTSARKADGSLPEVSFFHLVSGSDLIDAGVDVGLPYNGSAPDLGAFEF; encoded by the coding sequence ATGAAAAAGTCTATAAATATACCTTTTATAAAACTCCTTCTCATTTTTTTCATGGGTACTATAGCAGTGTCTTGCTCCAAGGAGGATGATTCTGAAATCATCAACTTTAATACTCCTGGAGCCGCACAACTTGTACTTCCACAGGATAATACAGAATGCGAAGTGGGTGAGGTCGTTGCAAACATGGCAGAAGTAGCTTTCGAATGGAATGAAGCAAGTGATGCCGAACGTTATGATCTCGTTATTACGAATTTGGCAACCCAGGAGGTAACTAAAAGACCCAACCTTACCACTACATCTTTAATGGTAAGACTTGAAAGAGGAAATCCATATTCATGGGTTATTGTTTCAAAAAATAGAGGAGAAGAAACTACTACTTCTAATCCTTACAGGTTCTATGTTGCCGGAGAGGCAGGATCGAATAACGTTCCCTTTCCCGCCACTTTATTGGCACCAGCCTCAGGAGCTACGGTTACACCGGTTGATGGAAAAGTAACCCTGGAATGGGAAAGTGATCTAACCGATATTGATGGTGATCCACTTACTTTTACTCTATTCGCAGATGCAGTAGATGGAAATCAGGAACCTTTGGAAGAATGGAAAGGCCTTACTGAAACTTCCATGGAAATCCAGGTTGATCCCAATTCAGTTTATTACTGGCATGTAGAAACCAGCGATGGAAAAAACACAGCCATTAGCAATACATTTTCATTCAGGACGGGAGTTAATTCCTCTTCTATTAATGGTAAAGTGGTAAGTACTTCTCAGGAAATTCTCGATGCCATTGCTGCAGCAATGCCTGGGGAAAATATTTATATCCATGGTGGAGATTATACTTTTAATTCGCCAATCCAGATCAATACCAGTGGTAGTGCAGGCAATATGATTTCCCTTTTGGCCTATCCAGGTGATGATAGCCGCCCAAAATTCGATTTTTCTTCGATGAGCGAAAGTTCATCTAACAGGGGAATTGAATTGAAAGCGAATTACTGGCATATAAAAGGAATCGATGTTTATAAGGCCGGGGATAACGGGATGCAGGTAACAGGAAATAGTAATATTGTTGAATTCTGTACTTTCTCTGAATGTGCAGATACAGGTCTTCAGCTGAATAGTGGTGCTTCCAACAACACGATCCTGAACTGCGATTCTTATTTTAACGCCGATTCTTCCCTTGAGAATGCTGATGGGTTTGCCGCTAAACTGGATGTAGGTAGCGGGAACAAATTTGTAGGTTGCAGGGCATGGCAAAATCTCGATGATGGTTGGGATGGTTACCTGAGAAATGGTGATAATGTTACCACCTCTTACGAGAATTGCTGGTCTATTAAAAATGGTTATCTCAAAGATGGCACTCCAAGCGGAGGAGATGGTAACGGCTTCAAAACCGGAGGAAGTGATAATAAAGATCTGAAACATAATGCCCTCTACGTAAGATGTATCGCGGCAGGAAATTTTGCCGATGGTTTTGATCATAACAGCAACAGAGGAGATGTAACCCTTTATAATTGTTCTGCTTATGACAATGGTAAAAATTACGGTTTCGGTAGTACAAATCCTCTTGGAAAACTTACCATTAAGAACAGCAATGTTTTGGGCGATGTAGGAAGCATAAATGCCACAACCCTTGATGTGAGTAATAATAGCTGGATGGATGGTATCGTGACCACTTATGAAGATTTTGAAAGCATCGATTACTCTGAGCTTACCAGTGCCAGAAAAGCTGACGGTAGTCTGCCTGAGGTTAGTTTTTTCCACCTGGTTTCGGGTAGTGATCTTATTGATGCAGGAGTTGATGTGGGTCTTCCTTACAATGGTTCCGCGCCAGATCTTGGGGCATTTGAATTCTAA
- a CDS encoding glycoside hydrolase family 28 protein has translation MKPFSFSIIIIALVAVFSSCKDQDSRIAAKDTVVAKDSIWQRADEIVQNIAIPSFPDKTFNITDFGAKAGGEVDNTEAFRKAIAECVAQGGGMVLVPQGKFLTGPIHLKSNVNLHLQEGAEVLFTTDKDAYLPVVHSSYEGVELMNYSPLIYAYGEKNVAVTGKGIFNGQADNKNWWPWAGKDTYGHKDGEPSQNDENNLPTLRNMNEKGVPVSDRVFGKGHQIRPSFFEAFECENVLVKGVTFTNAPFWILHPIKSENVTIDGVTVNSHGPNNDGCDPEYSKYVHITNCVFNTGDDCIAIKSGRNEDGRRVAIPSENIVIENCIMKDGHGGVVIGSEISAGVLNVFVRNCKMNSPELERAIRIKTNTKRGGTIRNIYVKNLEVGEVKEAVLKINTHYGIYDNQEGEFMPVIRNIRLEDVNVEKGGKFGILITGREESPVKGVSLKNVTIKGAETPVSIEHSEPIKYENTTINGKKY, from the coding sequence ATGAAACCTTTCTCCTTTTCAATAATTATCATAGCCCTCGTGGCTGTTTTTTCTTCCTGTAAAGATCAGGATAGCCGTATTGCCGCGAAAGATACCGTTGTCGCTAAAGATTCCATCTGGCAAAGAGCCGATGAGATTGTCCAGAATATTGCTATTCCGTCCTTTCCCGATAAAACTTTCAATATTACCGATTTTGGTGCGAAGGCCGGGGGCGAAGTAGACAATACCGAAGCTTTCAGGAAAGCTATCGCCGAATGTGTTGCTCAGGGAGGAGGAATGGTGTTGGTGCCACAGGGGAAATTTCTTACCGGTCCCATACATTTAAAAAGCAATGTAAACCTGCATTTACAGGAAGGAGCCGAAGTACTTTTCACAACTGATAAAGATGCTTATCTACCCGTGGTACACTCTTCTTATGAAGGCGTGGAACTGATGAATTATTCTCCCTTGATCTATGCTTATGGTGAGAAAAACGTGGCAGTTACAGGTAAAGGTATATTCAACGGGCAGGCCGATAATAAAAATTGGTGGCCCTGGGCAGGAAAAGATACCTATGGTCATAAAGATGGTGAACCTTCGCAAAATGATGAAAATAATCTTCCTACCCTGCGAAATATGAACGAAAAAGGCGTTCCGGTTTCCGATCGCGTCTTCGGAAAAGGGCATCAGATACGGCCCTCCTTTTTTGAAGCGTTTGAATGTGAGAATGTACTGGTAAAGGGCGTAACCTTTACAAATGCACCATTCTGGATACTACATCCAATAAAATCAGAGAACGTAACCATAGATGGTGTTACCGTGAATAGCCATGGCCCCAATAATGACGGCTGTGATCCCGAATATTCAAAGTACGTTCATATCACGAACTGTGTATTCAATACAGGTGACGACTGTATAGCCATAAAATCGGGTCGTAATGAAGACGGACGTCGGGTGGCAATTCCCAGCGAAAATATCGTGATCGAAAATTGCATTATGAAAGACGGCCATGGGGGAGTGGTAATAGGAAGTGAAATCTCAGCGGGCGTGCTCAATGTGTTTGTAAGGAACTGTAAGATGAACAGTCCGGAACTCGAGCGAGCCATTCGGATAAAAACCAATACCAAGCGTGGGGGAACTATCAGGAACATATATGTAAAAAATCTGGAAGTAGGCGAGGTAAAAGAAGCTGTTTTAAAGATAAACACGCATTACGGCATCTATGACAACCAGGAAGGAGAATTTATGCCGGTGATCAGGAATATAAGGCTTGAAGATGTAAATGTTGAAAAAGGTGGAAAATTTGGCATTCTCATTACAGGTAGGGAGGAGTCTCCTGTAAAAGGCGTGAGTTTGAAAAATGTCACCATTAAAGGAGCTGAAACCCCTGTTTCTATTGAGCATTCAGAACCTATTAAATATGAAAACACCACCATCAACGGTAAAAAATATTAG
- a CDS encoding DUF4861 family protein, with the protein MKKFFLVPVLASAILFSCKNQEDQNSTAKNAAVKDTVQNTDFGTYSELSIKEGGEWKGRKYEGGTFKNVDSVELPANHTDHSYFIRYEGPGWENKNIAYRLYLDWRNAIDIFGKRVDTLVLPHVGQDNFDSYHEASPWGQDILHSGKALGIGGFGRYMNDTVAHFRNVSKTFAKVHNNKENASVTINYKDWKTGEKTIDLEANISITPDDRYLKVELDPSKAIEGLTTGIVKVEGVPLIKKVSDSGKWAYIATYGTQTLVNETDKLGMAIFYKSDEVSKIVEGPDDHLLIFKPTSEEITYYPLAAWDEEKQGITSKEEFLNDLNQKLQVLDQTGSLNSKE; encoded by the coding sequence ATGAAAAAATTTTTTTTAGTTCCTGTTTTGGCTTCGGCCATTCTTTTTTCCTGTAAAAACCAGGAAGACCAGAATTCTACTGCTAAAAATGCTGCAGTAAAAGATACCGTGCAAAATACCGATTTTGGTACTTACTCTGAATTGTCCATAAAAGAAGGTGGCGAATGGAAAGGCAGAAAATATGAGGGTGGAACCTTTAAGAATGTAGATTCAGTTGAATTGCCGGCGAACCATACCGATCATTCTTACTTTATAAGGTATGAAGGACCCGGTTGGGAAAATAAGAATATAGCCTATAGGCTTTATTTAGACTGGAGAAATGCCATTGATATCTTCGGGAAAAGAGTCGATACCCTGGTGCTACCACACGTGGGGCAGGATAATTTCGATTCTTACCATGAAGCTTCTCCCTGGGGTCAGGATATTCTTCACTCCGGAAAAGCCCTCGGAATTGGTGGTTTTGGCCGGTATATGAACGATACCGTGGCCCACTTCCGCAATGTTTCAAAGACTTTTGCGAAAGTTCATAACAACAAAGAGAATGCTTCGGTGACAATTAATTATAAAGACTGGAAAACCGGTGAAAAAACCATAGACCTGGAAGCAAATATTTCTATTACTCCTGATGATCGCTACCTCAAGGTAGAACTGGATCCTTCCAAAGCAATTGAAGGTCTTACCACCGGCATAGTGAAGGTGGAAGGTGTTCCGTTGATCAAGAAAGTAAGCGATTCGGGCAAATGGGCCTATATCGCTACCTATGGTACACAAACACTGGTGAACGAAACCGATAAACTTGGCATGGCCATTTTCTACAAGTCCGATGAAGTTTCAAAGATCGTAGAAGGTCCCGATGATCACCTGCTCATCTTTAAGCCCACTTCCGAAGAGATCACTTATTATCCTTTGGCTGCCTGGGACGAAGAGAAGCAGGGCATCACCAGCAAGGAAGAATTTTTGAATGATTTGAACCAAAAGCTCCAGGTTCTTGACCAGACCGGAAGCCTAAATTCTAAGGAATAA